A segment of the Aureliella helgolandensis genome:
GCAAAAGACTTTTGGCCATTTGCTCAAGCAAGCTGGCTACGAGACCGCAATTGCAGGCAAGTGGCAATTGAACGGCTTGTACAATAGTTTGCCAGGTCACGAGGACAGCAACCGTCCAGTGCAAGCCGGTTTTGACCAGTTCTTACTCTGGCAATTGACGCGTGGCAGGCAGGAGAGTGATGGAGGTGGAGAGCGGTTTTGGAATCCTGTCTTGGAGCACAATGGACGCCTGCTAACTAGCCAAGAGAATGCCGGAAAATTTGGGCCTGATCTGCTGTGTGATTTCGTCTGCAATTTTATTCAGCAGCCAAGAGAGGCCGCCTTCTTCGTCTACTATCCCATGGTCCTAGTCCATGATCCTTTTGTGCCGACGCCCGACACGATTGGTGACGCGGATCGAGCGACAGCCAACAAGCCCAAAGCCAGAGACAAGAAACGCAACTTCGTGGCTATGGTGAACTACATGGATAAATTGGTCGGTCGCATTGTTGACGAGCTGGAGACGAGTGGGCAGCTGGAAAATACGCTCCTTCTGTTTACCGCCGACAATGGAACGAATCGGTCGATTACGTCGCAGTGGCAGGGACGGAGCATTCGTGGTGGTAAGGGAGGGATGACGAATATGGGAACGCATGTTCCTTTGATTGCAAGTTGGAAAGGCCGGACGGTCGCCGGATCCGTGGTGGACGAGCTGGTCGACTTCACCGATTTCTATCCTACGCTAGCGGCGGCTGCGGGCGTGGGGTTGGATGCCACCGATCCGGTGGATGGCTATAGCTTTCTGAGCTCCATCGTCGGAGAATCCACCGTCGGAGAATCGAGCAAGGTGCGCCCGGCAGTCTTCCTGCACTATCAGCCCTATTGGAATCAGCTTCCTGGTCAATTTGCGCGCACTCAGCAATATAAACTCTATCGAGACGGGCGTTTTTTTGACGTCAGCCGAGATCTGGAGGAACTCTTACCTTTGCAGCAGGAGTCGCTGGAGGAATCGGCCCGAGACGTACGGCAGAAGCTACAGCAACTCTTGGATCAGGCGCCGGAAGTACCTCTTGGAAAACGAGGAGGAAACTCGGGACCGCGCCCCATCCATCCAGATTGGAGTAGACTAGTTGGAGAGTGATTCCCGCTAGCCGTTCCCATCTACTCCTTCGAGACCGCTGGCAAGTGGCTGCACAATATTATCGCAGCCCGATTATCGCAGCCCGCTGCGTCGCATGGGGGGCGTTGCGTGGCACTCGAAGTTCGCCCTCAACATTCATCGATCCATTTGGTAAAATGAATGGTCCAACCCGCCGCATTTGCCCCACATCCCCCGTAGGGCCCACCTATTTTTGAGTTGTCTAATGTCCTGCCGCCTTGCCGCGTTGCTATTCTTGTGCCTGGTCCCCAGAGCTTTCGCGTTGGAGCCACCGCAGCTTGAGTTCTTTGAGGCTCGCATTCGTCCCGTTCTGGTCGAGTACTGCTATGAATGCCACAATTCGACCGACTCTACAGAAGCTGGACTTGCGCTGGATTATCGCGGGGGCATTTTAGAAGGCGGCGCTGGCGGCGCGAGTGTTTCGCTGGAGTCACCAGCATCCAGTTTGCTATTGGAGGTGATGCGGCATGACATCGATGGACTTGAAATGCCGCAAGGGGGACCGAAGCTTGAGCCTGAGATCTTAGCTGATTTTGAAAAATGGATTGGGATGGGACTTCCCGACCCACGCTCGGAGCCTCCCTCGGAATCCGAAATGGAGCAGTCCCAATCCTGGGAGTCGACTCTGAAACGTCGGCAGCAGTGGTGGAGCTTCCAACCGATTCAATCCATTGAGCCGCCCGCTTCGGTGGTCAGTGAGCGAGCAGGTGAGGTGTTGTCTCACCCGGTCGATCGATTCATTGATAAGAAGTTGCAGCAGGAGGATTTGGAGTTGGCCCCATTGGCCGAACCAACTGTTCTCGTGCGTCGCGTGTATTACAGTCTGTTGGGGCTCCCCCCTACCGTCTCCGAAACCTTGCACTGGACATCGCGACTCGAGACCACCTCCCGCAGCGAACGCGATGCTGCCTGGGAAGCTCTAGTCCAGGAGTTGTTGGAACGCCCGCAATTCGGAGAGCGCTGGGCGAGGCATTGGATGGACTGGATTCGCTATGCAGAATCGCATGGTAGTGAAGGGGATCCAGCGATCGATCATGCATGGCTTTATCGCGACTATCTAATTCGGGCGTTGAATGCAGACGTTCCTCTCGACCAACTGTTGCGCGAGCACCTGGCGGGTGACCTGCTGGCGGCACCGCGAATCAATGAGGAGCTGAGAATCAACGAGTCGGCCATTGGTCCGGCGCACTTGCGGATGGTTTTTCATGGCTTTGCCCCCACCGATGCTATGGAAGAGAAGGTGCGTTT
Coding sequences within it:
- a CDS encoding sulfatase-like hydrolase/transferase, giving the protein MVNTRLAQLLAISSVFFGLLASAGRAAEPASPERPNIVLIMADDVSWEAFGCYGAEEYATPHLDALAAGGVRFTHCYSTPICTTSRVELMTGKYSFRNYTHFGYLDPQQKTFGHLLKQAGYETAIAGKWQLNGLYNSLPGHEDSNRPVQAGFDQFLLWQLTRGRQESDGGGERFWNPVLEHNGRLLTSQENAGKFGPDLLCDFVCNFIQQPREAAFFVYYPMVLVHDPFVPTPDTIGDADRATANKPKARDKKRNFVAMVNYMDKLVGRIVDELETSGQLENTLLLFTADNGTNRSITSQWQGRSIRGGKGGMTNMGTHVPLIASWKGRTVAGSVVDELVDFTDFYPTLAAAAGVGLDATDPVDGYSFLSSIVGESTVGESSKVRPAVFLHYQPYWNQLPGQFARTQQYKLYRDGRFFDVSRDLEELLPLQQESLEESARDVRQKLQQLLDQAPEVPLGKRGGNSGPRPIHPDWSRLVGE